One Heptranchias perlo isolate sHepPer1 chromosome 5, sHepPer1.hap1, whole genome shotgun sequence DNA window includes the following coding sequences:
- the fam89a gene encoding sprT-like domain-containing protein Spartan: MRVNGRGQGGGAAPAQDASAAQSPESWTLPSLPPTLTPRSCLGSAVDMAGKPANGGSVPNTTCLEGLPPLPKSLSGLLNSSGGSWREMERMYAKRCMIQEDLSRARTAASRHSAQPSKPANLDAALALLRKEMVGLRQLDMSLLCQLWSLYESIQEYKGTCQDLSAAATSDCSYGLENGYFDEEEEYFQDHSVMENGKADNLEPNLAVPKTHNSRDQWMQDSFHITI; this comes from the exons ATGCGGGTTAACGGCCGTGGCCAGGGAGGAGGAGCCGCGCCTGCGCAGGATGCGAGTGCCGCCCAGTCCCCGGAGAGCTGGACACTCCCCTCCCTACCCCCTACCCTCACCCCCCGGAGCTGCCTCGGGTCAGCAGTTGACATGGCTGGAAAGCCGGCGAATGGCGGCTCGGTGCCCAACACGACGTGCCTGGAGGGCCTGCCGCCTCTGCCCAAGAGCCTGAGCGGCTTGTTGAACTCGAGCGGCGGCTCCTGGCGCGAGATGGAGCGCATGTACGCTAAGCGGTGCATGATCCAGGAGGACCTGAGCCGGGCCCGCACCGCCGCCAGCCGACACAGCGCCCAGCCCAGCAAGCCGGCCAACCTGGACGCTGCCCTAGCCCTGCTCCGGAAAGAGATG GTTGGTCTGCGCCAGTTAGATATGTCGTTGCTGTGTCAGCTGTGGTCTCTCTATGAATCCATTCAGGAATATAAAGGAACGTGCCAGGACTTGTCAGCTGCAGCTACTTCGGATTGCTCCTATGGATTGGAAAATGGGTACTTCGACGAAGAGGAGGAATATTTCCAGGATCATAGCGTCATGGAAAATGGGAAGGCTGACAACTTGGAACCAAATCTTGCGGTGCCTAAAACTCACAATTCCCGAGATCAGTGGATGCAGGATTCCTTTCATATCACCATCTAG